The Geotalea uraniireducens Rf4 genome window below encodes:
- a CDS encoding methyl-accepting chemotaxis protein: MSGRMLKFKGSIRAKLLLIVVGILIFSTVVGTALIIFNERATLNRFLIDKGRSLGTYIANISKDPILLKDNIQLDAIVGDITKDEDVIYALIQDNENAYLTTHLASFSEKSPIAKKIIAGLPQDSDTGAILTAIRKSGLAIEISHKVTIDSSDHGTVYIGLSDAKVKNQLTKTVFYVIAVNLAMALILGVILFFTMKRLIIRPIVSLCQVTEQVANGDLSRTLEVVSNDEFGHLTESLNGMIQNLNQIVTQVNAAAGELNHITENLAGTTGKVVNAAQLQSEGVSNTSSAVIEINASIKGVAQSIDHLSLSASESSSSILEMTASVTEVAHNAETLNKSVGEVSSSIVQMTASIKRVGSSVGNLQEAAASTSSSVMQMDTSIKQVERSAAAAAAISDEVRGDAEFGRSAVEASIVGISEIKRASDITSEVINSLSERASAIGVILSVIDEVAGQTNLLALNAAIIAAQAGEHGKGFAVVADEIKELAERTSASTQEITKVISAVQNETARAVEAIHIAEKSIADGKDLSEKSGEALKKIYEGVQKATDQMREIALTTLEQSKGSQMIREAMEQVSEMVGQIAKATKEQSQGSELIMSSAEHMKQLTEQVRNSTLEQSKVANFIAQSTENITSMISTISRASGEQSRGSDQIAHAVEDIQSSASINLDATKVMDKVVTNLFMQIGVLREQMKVFKV, encoded by the coding sequence ATGTCAGGTAGAATGCTGAAGTTCAAAGGCAGTATCCGCGCCAAATTACTTCTTATCGTTGTGGGAATCCTCATCTTTTCGACCGTTGTGGGGACAGCGCTGATAATTTTCAATGAGCGGGCAACTCTCAACAGATTTCTTATCGATAAAGGGCGCAGCCTTGGAACATATATCGCCAACATCAGCAAGGACCCGATTCTGCTCAAGGACAACATTCAGCTTGACGCCATTGTCGGTGACATCACCAAAGACGAAGATGTGATATATGCACTTATCCAGGACAACGAAAATGCATACCTGACCACCCACCTTGCGAGCTTCTCCGAAAAATCTCCCATTGCAAAAAAAATCATCGCCGGGTTACCACAGGACAGCGATACTGGTGCGATCCTTACGGCAATCAGGAAGTCGGGACTGGCCATCGAGATTTCACACAAGGTGACTATTGATTCAAGCGACCACGGCACGGTCTATATCGGTCTTTCAGATGCAAAGGTCAAAAATCAGTTAACGAAGACCGTCTTTTATGTCATAGCTGTAAATCTTGCCATGGCGTTGATTCTCGGTGTAATTCTTTTCTTTACCATGAAGCGACTGATTATCAGACCGATAGTATCACTGTGCCAGGTGACGGAGCAGGTGGCCAACGGGGACCTGTCAAGGACTCTTGAGGTTGTTTCAAATGACGAGTTCGGACATTTGACAGAGTCTCTTAACGGCATGATCCAGAACCTGAATCAGATAGTTACCCAGGTCAATGCTGCAGCGGGAGAACTGAACCACATCACCGAGAATTTGGCTGGAACGACCGGCAAGGTGGTAAATGCCGCACAGCTCCAGTCCGAGGGGGTCAGTAATACCTCGTCGGCGGTTATCGAGATCAATGCATCCATCAAGGGTGTGGCTCAGAGCATCGATCACTTGTCACTGTCTGCTTCCGAAAGCTCATCGTCAATCCTGGAGATGACTGCCAGTGTCACCGAAGTTGCCCATAATGCTGAAACTCTCAACAAATCCGTAGGTGAAGTGAGTTCATCCATAGTGCAGATGACAGCTTCCATCAAGCGGGTGGGAAGCAGCGTTGGAAACCTTCAGGAAGCGGCTGCCAGCACCTCTTCCTCGGTCATGCAGATGGATACCAGCATAAAACAGGTCGAACGGAGTGCAGCCGCCGCTGCGGCAATTTCCGACGAGGTGCGCGGTGATGCGGAATTCGGTCGCTCTGCCGTTGAAGCTTCCATTGTTGGAATAAGCGAGATTAAACGCGCATCGGATATTACCTCTGAGGTTATTAACTCGCTCTCCGAGCGAGCAAGCGCAATCGGCGTCATCCTCTCGGTCATCGACGAAGTGGCGGGCCAAACCAATCTTCTTGCCCTCAATGCAGCCATTATTGCCGCCCAGGCGGGAGAACACGGTAAAGGCTTTGCAGTCGTCGCCGACGAGATAAAGGAACTGGCTGAGCGAACCAGCGCCTCCACCCAAGAGATAACAAAGGTGATAAGTGCTGTACAGAACGAGACGGCACGGGCAGTTGAAGCGATTCATATCGCAGAGAAGAGCATTGCCGATGGAAAAGATCTTTCCGAAAAATCGGGTGAAGCCCTGAAGAAGATATATGAAGGGGTGCAGAAGGCTACCGACCAGATGCGCGAGATTGCACTAACCACCCTCGAACAGTCCAAGGGAAGCCAGATGATCCGTGAGGCGATGGAGCAGGTATCCGAGATGGTCGGTCAAATTGCGAAAGCCACCAAGGAGCAGTCGCAGGGAAGCGAGCTTATCATGTCTTCGGCGGAACATATGAAGCAACTGACCGAGCAGGTGCGGAATTCTACCCTTGAACAGAGCAAGGTGGCCAATTTTATCGCACAGTCCACCGAGAATATCACCAGCATGATCTCCACTATTAGCCGTGCCTCAGGAGAGCAGTCCCGCGGTAGCGACCAGATTGCCCATGCTGTAGAGGACATCCAGTCCTCTGCCTCCATTAATCTGGATGCAACAAAGGTCATGGATAAAGTGGTCACTAACCTCTTTATGCAGATTGGGGTACTTAGAGAACAGATGAAGGTTTTCAAGGTCTGA
- a CDS encoding substrate-binding domain-containing protein: MMKRWVGICAAVLWLNAAAAMAAGGPVKIGVAAMISPKETVKYYKKMIDYVGAKLGQPVEMVQKENYDETDKMLESGDLNFAFVCSGPYVKDHDKFGAELVVAPQSYGQPFYYAYIIAHKNSPAKNLGDLKGKKFAFTDPKSNTGKIVPTYMIGKDFNTTPEKFFSKVLYTKSHDKSIEAVAKKLVDGASVDSLIYDYAAKKNPAFTSQTKIIRKSPKYGIPPVVVRKDTDPTLKAKIRDIFLNMHKDAEGKAILDGIMVDKFIVPKDADYNSVREMDSWLKKHL, from the coding sequence ATGATGAAAAGATGGGTTGGTATCTGTGCGGCAGTTCTCTGGTTGAACGCAGCAGCTGCAATGGCGGCCGGAGGACCGGTCAAGATCGGCGTGGCGGCAATGATTTCGCCTAAGGAAACGGTCAAGTATTACAAAAAAATGATCGATTATGTGGGTGCCAAGCTCGGCCAGCCCGTGGAAATGGTACAGAAGGAAAACTACGACGAAACCGACAAGATGCTTGAAAGCGGCGACCTCAATTTTGCTTTCGTCTGTTCCGGCCCTTACGTGAAGGATCATGACAAGTTCGGGGCGGAGTTGGTCGTCGCTCCTCAATCCTACGGACAGCCCTTTTATTATGCCTATATAATTGCGCACAAGAATAGTCCGGCCAAGAACCTGGGGGATCTGAAAGGGAAGAAATTCGCCTTTACCGATCCCAAGTCCAATACCGGCAAGATCGTTCCCACCTATATGATTGGCAAGGATTTCAACACCACTCCCGAGAAATTTTTCAGCAAGGTGCTCTATACAAAGAGTCATGACAAATCCATCGAGGCGGTTGCCAAGAAACTGGTGGACGGGGCGAGCGTAGACAGCCTTATCTACGATTATGCAGCAAAGAAAAACCCCGCATTTACCTCCCAAACCAAGATTATCCGTAAATCACCCAAATATGGCATTCCGCCAGTGGTTGTCAGGAAAGACACCGATCCGACTCTGAAGGCGAAGATCAGGGACATTTTCCTCAACATGCACAAGGATGCGGAAGGGAAAGCCATTCTCGACGGTATAATGGTCGACAAGTTCATCGTACCCAAGGATGCCGATTACAACTCGGTAAGGGAGATGGACAGCTGGCTGAAAAAACATCTGTAA